Proteins from a single region of Clostridia bacterium:
- a CDS encoding HAD hydrolase-like protein yields the protein MKYGYALLDLDGTLTESAPGITNAAAYALKRFGAEAEPSELEFFVGPPLHGSFMRCGLSDAQAREAISVYREYYVARGMFENLPYEGVADALRRLKEAGVTLIVATSKPEPFAVRILEHFGLAEFFAVIAGSTLDETRTSKRDVIEYALASAGVSDRSGAVMIGDRSYDIEGAKQTGLASMGVLYGYGSAEEFAEADYVAETPADIADILLAAS from the coding sequence ATGAAATACGGATACGCGCTTTTAGATCTCGACGGCACGCTGACCGAGTCCGCGCCGGGCATAACGAACGCCGCGGCCTACGCGCTTAAACGCTTCGGCGCAGAAGCGGAGCCGTCGGAGCTGGAGTTCTTCGTCGGGCCGCCGCTGCACGGCTCCTTTATGCGCTGCGGGCTTTCCGACGCACAGGCGCGTGAGGCGATAAGCGTCTACCGCGAGTACTACGTCGCGAGGGGGATGTTCGAGAACCTCCCGTACGAAGGCGTCGCGGACGCGCTGCGCCGCCTGAAGGAGGCGGGCGTGACGCTCATCGTCGCGACCTCCAAGCCGGAGCCCTTCGCTGTGCGGATCCTCGAACACTTCGGGCTGGCGGAGTTTTTCGCCGTCATAGCGGGCAGCACGCTGGACGAAACGCGCACCTCCAAGCGCGACGTCATCGAGTACGCGCTCGCGTCCGCGGGCGTTTCCGACAGGAGCGGCGCGGTCATGATAGGCGACCGCAGCTACGATATCGAGGGCGCGAAGCAGACGGGGCTCGCCTCTATGGGCGTGCTCTACGGTTACGGCTCGGCGGAGGAGTTCGCGGAGGCGGATTACGTCGCCGAAACGCCTGCCGATATCGCTGATATATTGCTCGCCGCGTCTTGA
- a CDS encoding elongation factor Ts yields MAFTAKDVALLREKTGCGMMDCKKALTESDGDMEKAIEYLREKGIAAAEKKASRIAAEGIIGSYVSEDGKVAALVEVNSETDFVAKNAGFQEFVKAVAATVGKNAPADVEALGAMTIDGGNMTVTDALREKILTIGEKLTIRRFVRYEGHVVTYIHGGGTIGVMVNLDADDATFAKPECVSMAKDVAMQIAAMSPTFLDKASVPAEFIEKEKEILLAQAINEGKPQNIAEKMVMGRIAKYYKEICLLEQAFVKDDEINVDTFVKNVAKELGAPVCIKEFVRLEKGEGLEKREDNFAAEVAGMVK; encoded by the coding sequence ATGGCATTCACTGCGAAAGACGTTGCACTGCTCAGAGAAAAGACCGGCTGCGGTATGATGGACTGCAAAAAGGCCCTCACCGAGTCCGACGGCGATATGGAAAAGGCTATCGAGTACCTTCGCGAGAAGGGCATAGCCGCCGCCGAGAAGAAGGCCAGCAGAATAGCCGCCGAGGGCATAATCGGCTCCTACGTTTCCGAGGACGGCAAGGTCGCCGCGCTCGTCGAAGTCAACAGCGAGACCGACTTTGTCGCCAAGAACGCCGGCTTCCAGGAGTTCGTCAAGGCCGTCGCCGCCACCGTCGGCAAGAACGCTCCCGCCGACGTTGAGGCGCTCGGCGCCATGACGATCGACGGCGGTAACATGACCGTTACCGACGCTCTCCGCGAAAAGATACTCACCATCGGTGAGAAGCTCACCATCCGCCGTTTCGTCCGTTACGAAGGCCACGTCGTGACCTACATCCACGGCGGCGGCACCATCGGCGTCATGGTCAACCTCGACGCCGACGACGCGACCTTTGCGAAGCCCGAGTGCGTCTCCATGGCCAAGGACGTCGCGATGCAGATCGCGGCCATGAGCCCCACCTTCCTCGACAAGGCCTCCGTTCCCGCGGAGTTCATCGAGAAGGAGAAGGAGATCCTGCTCGCTCAGGCGATCAACGAGGGCAAGCCTCAGAACATCGCCGAGAAGATGGTCATGGGCCGTATCGCGAAGTACTACAAGGAGATCTGCCTCCTCGAGCAGGCGTTCGTCAAGGACGACGAAATCAACGTCGACACCTTCGTCAAGAACGTCGCCAAGGAGCTCGGCGCTCCCGTCTGCATCAAGGAGTTCGTCCGTCTCGAGAAGGGCGAAGGCCTTGAGAAGCGCGAAGACAACTTCGCCGCCGAAGTCGCCGGCATGGTCAAATAA
- a CDS encoding YlmC/YmxH family sporulation protein yields the protein MQKLTELRCKEVINLRNGERLGFVGDLRIECKTGRIADIIVPTGSPLPFFKQDEYVIPWNAIEKIGEDAILVDFDCPPRPRKKRR from the coding sequence ATGCAAAAGCTGACCGAGCTGCGCTGCAAGGAAGTGATAAACCTGCGCAACGGCGAGCGTCTCGGCTTCGTCGGCGACCTGCGGATCGAGTGCAAGACCGGCAGGATCGCGGACATTATCGTGCCGACCGGCTCGCCCCTGCCCTTCTTCAAGCAGGACGAATACGTCATCCCGTGGAACGCGATAGAAAAGATCGGCGAGGACGCGATCCTCGTCGACTTCGACTGCCCGCCCCGCCCGCGGAAAAAGAGAAGGTAA
- a CDS encoding leucine-rich repeat protein — protein sequence MKKYHRIISLLIVSIMLIALLPTGIITVSAATAESGTCGESLTWTLEDGVLTISGTGEMTNYISSYVPWRYESFSTVIINSGVTSIGNWAFYRCTDLTNVTIPDSVTSIGDYAFQGCSGLTSVTIPNSVTWIGRYAFQGCSGLTGVTIPDSVTIIGLCAFEGCTGLTGVTIPDSVTSIGGWAFKVCTGLTSVTIPDSVTSIGEWAFYNTGYYNNASNWKNSVLYIGNWLIVARSSISGKYTIKSGTVGIACSAFCDCKGLTSVTIPDSVTSIGENAFNGCTGLKSVTIPDSVTSIGANAFKNTGYYNNASNWENDVLYIGKWLINANGSISGKYTIKSGTVGIAYSAFHSCTGLTSVTIPDSVTSIGDGAFGYCSGLETITVAENNSVYHSASNCLIETESKTLMCGCKNSVIPADGSVTSISYWAFGGCTGLTSVTIPDSVTSIGDGAFGYCSGPETITVENNNPVYHSASNCLIETESKTLILGCNNSVIPADGSVTSIGDYAFSNCTGLTSVTIPDSVTSIGSDAFFNCRNLTSVTIPNSVTSIGGSVFYNCTGVKHLITGTAGIGIVTTCFKNSLTDVVILDGVTSIVNDAFSSCTALTSVTIPNSVTSIGDYAFSSCTALTSVMIPDSVTSIGDSAFYNCTGLTSVTIPNSVTSIGDYAFHICAGLTSVTIPNSVTSIGDGAFEYCSGLEAITVENNNPVYHSAGNCLIETESKTLIAGCKNSVIPADGSVTSIGKYAFYWCRLTSITIPDSVTSIGDYAFSNCTGLTRVTIPNSVTSIGKYAFHYYTGSYIQINAILIVYKNSYAHQYAVSNGFSYEFIKPNHIEVSRLPDKLTYLEGKEEIDVSGGIISVYYDSGASEEIEMTADLVSGLDNSVVGEQTLTVEYEGLTTTFDVEIIAKSLSGMRVTTLPANRHYIEYKDGLELDGGEITLYYNNDTYETIEMTADIVSGFDITSIGVQTLTVTYGGFTDTFTVEVAPKSVSDIAVTTPPSKLQYLINKDRLDISGGIVTIYFDNDTTREAYMVYNNGYKLMFADDFTLADLAVTGFDNTSVGTKTIVVRYSGKSATFDIEILDKTLVRLEIVTKPAKTEYIKGEQLDLSGAIIRLHYDNDTTQTANVISVGGNQRMIISGSSSSLPLTVDGFFSNNSGRQTVIITYNGCSDSFDVKVKGENVIIGDPDGDGEIGVTDALMSMRAVLGIIIVVDGDVFIAADVDDDGLLTVSDALRMLRMAAGLPVTRFSI from the coding sequence ATGAAAAAGTATCATAGAATAATAAGCTTGCTAATAGTATCTATAATGCTCATCGCCCTATTGCCGACAGGTATTATCACCGTTTCCGCCGCCACTGCTGAAAGCGGTACCTGCGGTGAGAGTCTCACGTGGACGCTTGAAGACGGCGTGCTGACTATTAGCGGTACTGGGGAGATGACTAATTATATTTCTTCTTATGTTCCGTGGAGATACGAAAGTTTTTCCACAGTAATTATTAATAGCGGTGTGACGAGCATCGGCAATTGGGCGTTCTACCGGTGCACCGACCTGACGAACGTGACGATACCGGATAGCGTGACGAGTATCGGCGATTATGCGTTCCAGGGCTGCTCCGGTCTGACGAGCGTTACGATACCGAACAGCGTGACATGGATTGGCAGATATGCGTTCCAGGGCTGCTCCGGTCTGACGGGCGTGACGATACCCGACAGCGTGACGATCATCGGTTTGTGTGCGTTCGAAGGCTGCACCGGTCTGACGGGCGTGACGATACCGGACAGCGTCACGAGCATCGGCGGATGGGCATTCAAAGTCTGCACCGGTCTGACGAGCGTGACGATACCGGACAGCGTGACGAGCATAGGCGAATGGGCGTTCTATAATACCGGGTATTACAATAACGCATCAAATTGGAAAAACAGTGTGCTTTATATCGGCAATTGGCTGATAGTAGCGAGAAGCAGTATATCAGGAAAATATACGATAAAAAGCGGAACGGTTGGCATTGCCTGTTCTGCGTTCTGCGACTGCAAAGGCCTGACGAGCGTGACGATACCGGACAGCGTGACGAGCATCGGCGAAAATGCGTTCAACGGCTGCACCGGTCTGAAGAGCGTGACGATACCGGACAGCGTGACGAGCATCGGCGCAAATGCGTTCAAAAATACCGGATATTACAATAATGCATCAAATTGGGAAAATGACGTGCTTTATATCGGTAAGTGGCTGATAAATGCGAATGGCAGTATATCAGGAAAATATACGATAAAAAGCGGAACGGTCGGCATTGCCTATTCCGCGTTCCACAGCTGCACCGGTCTGACAAGCGTGACGATACCGGACAGCGTGACGAGCATCGGCGATGGTGCGTTCGGATACTGCAGCGGCCTTGAAACGATAACCGTCGCAGAGAATAATTCCGTCTATCACAGCGCTAGCAACTGTTTGATTGAAACAGAATCAAAAACGCTTATGTGCGGTTGCAAAAACAGCGTTATCCCTGCAGACGGCAGCGTGACGAGCATCAGCTATTGGGCGTTCGGTGGATGCACCGGTCTTACGAGCGTGACGATACCGGACAGTGTGACAAGCATCGGCGATGGTGCGTTCGGATACTGCAGCGGTCCTGAAACCATAACCGTTGAGAATAATAATCCCGTCTATCACAGCGCAAGCAACTGCCTGATAGAAACTGAATCAAAAACGCTTATACTTGGTTGCAATAACAGCGTTATCCCCGCAGACGGTAGCGTGACGAGCATCGGCGATTATGCGTTCTCCAACTGCACCGGTCTGACGAGCGTGACGATACCGGATAGCGTTACAAGCATCGGCAGCGATGCGTTCTTCAACTGCCGCAATCTTACGAGTGTGACGATACCGAACAGCGTGACGAGCATCGGCGGTAGTGTGTTCTACAACTGCACCGGAGTGAAGCATTTAATAACAGGAACAGCTGGTATCGGTATTGTTACAACATGCTTTAAGAATAGTTTGACTGACGTTGTTATTCTGGACGGCGTGACGAGCATCGTCAATGATGCGTTTAGCAGTTGCACCGCTTTGACGAGCGTGACGATACCGAACAGCGTGACGAGCATCGGCGATTATGCGTTTAGCAGTTGCACCGCTTTGACGAGCGTGATGATACCGGACAGCGTGACGAGCATCGGCGATAGTGCGTTCTATAACTGCACCGGTTTGACGAGCGTGACGATACCGAACAGCGTGACGAGCATCGGCGATTATGCGTTCCACATATGCGCCGGTCTGACGAGCGTGACGATACCCAATAGCGTAACGAGCATCGGCGATGGTGCGTTCGAATACTGCAGCGGTCTTGAAGCCATAACCGTTGAAAATAATAATCCCGTCTATCACAGCGCGGGTAACTGCCTGATAGAAACTGAATCAAAAACGCTTATAGCCGGTTGCAAAAACAGCGTTATTCCCGCAGATGGCAGCGTGACGAGCATCGGTAAATATGCATTCTACTGGTGCCGCCTTACGAGCATAACGATACCGGACAGCGTGACGAGCATCGGCGATTATGCATTCTCCAACTGCACCGGTCTGACAAGAGTGACAATACCGAACAGCGTGACGAGCATCGGCAAATATGCGTTCCATTATTATACAGGCAGCTATATTCAAATCAACGCTATTTTAATAGTTTATAAAAACTCCTATGCGCATCAATATGCGGTATCAAATGGTTTTTCTTATGAATTTATCAAGCCGAATCATATAGAGGTCTCTCGCCTTCCTGATAAGCTGACTTATCTCGAAGGAAAAGAGGAGATTGATGTTTCCGGCGGAATAATCAGCGTATATTATGATAGCGGTGCATCCGAAGAAATCGAAATGACCGCCGATCTGGTCAGTGGATTAGATAATTCAGTTGTTGGAGAGCAAACGCTGACAGTCGAATATGAAGGACTGACAACGACGTTTGATGTTGAGATCATAGCCAAGTCTTTAAGCGGTATGCGAGTCACGACCCTGCCGGCTAACAGGCACTATATCGAATACAAGGACGGACTTGAGCTCGACGGCGGAGAAATAACACTTTATTATAATAACGATACGTATGAAACGATCGAAATGACCGCCGATATAGTCAGCGGCTTCGATATAACGTCGATAGGCGTTCAGACGCTGACGGTTACTTACGGTGGCTTTACTGATACATTCACCGTTGAGGTCGCGCCGAAAAGCGTATCCGATATAGCTGTCACTACGCCTCCGAGCAAACTGCAGTATTTAATCAATAAAGACCGGCTTGATATTTCCGGCGGTATTGTTACGATCTATTTTGATAACGATACAACCCGCGAGGCGTATATGGTCTATAATAACGGGTATAAGCTTATGTTCGCGGATGATTTCACTCTTGCAGATCTGGCCGTGACCGGATTTGACAATACGAGCGTGGGAACAAAGACTATCGTTGTCCGGTACAGCGGCAAGAGTGCGACGTTTGATATCGAGATACTCGATAAAACGCTTGTCCGTCTCGAGATCGTGACCAAGCCGGCAAAAACAGAATATATCAAGGGCGAGCAGCTTGATTTGAGCGGCGCGATAATAAGGCTGCATTATGACAATGACACCACGCAAACGGCGAACGTTATTTCCGTCGGCGGCAATCAACGAATGATCATCAGCGGCTCGTCTTCGTCGCTGCCGCTTACCGTAGACGGCTTTTTCAGCAATAACAGCGGAAGACAAACCGTAATCATTACATATAACGGTTGTTCGGATTCGTTCGATGTAAAAGTCAAAGGGGAAAACGTGATAATCGGCGATCCTGACGGCGACGGCGAGATCGGCGTCACGGATGCGCTGATGTCTATGAGGGCGGTTCTTGGGATCATTATCGTTGTTGACGGCGACGTATTCATCGCGGCGGACGTTGACGACGACGGGTTGCTGACCGTTTCCGACGCGCTGCGTATGCTTCGCATGGCGGCGGGATTGCCGGTCACAAGATTCTCTATTTGA
- a CDS encoding helix-turn-helix transcriptional regulator, which translates to MISYEPFWRTLKASNESTYTLIKKHNISSSTIDKLRKNKPITTTTINDLCMILACPVSDIMKYVPSDADQRL; encoded by the coding sequence ATGATAAGCTATGAGCCGTTCTGGCGGACGCTGAAGGCCTCGAACGAGTCGACTTATACGCTGATAAAGAAGCATAACATATCCAGCTCCACCATCGATAAGCTCCGCAAAAACAAGCCAATCACCACCACGACGATAAACGATCTCTGTATGATCCTCGCCTGCCCCGTTTCCGATATAATGAAATACGTTCCGTCGGACGCCGACCAGAGGTTGTAA
- a CDS encoding DNA-deoxyinosine glycosylase: MFKRKKEKVVHEIAPVYDENSAVLVLGTMPSPLSRETGFYYGNPNNRFWRVLAAVFGEETPETVADKKALLLRNRVALWDVCASCEIEGAADASICEVIPNDVGGLIAKLNIRRVFFNGAKAEELFGRFAPPPAGVGFTRLPSTSPANASWDLPRLVEEWSALRAACELITDASAAS, from the coding sequence GTGTTTAAGAGAAAAAAGGAAAAAGTCGTTCACGAGATCGCGCCGGTTTATGACGAAAACAGCGCCGTGCTGGTCCTCGGCACGATGCCGTCGCCGCTTTCGCGCGAGACGGGTTTCTATTACGGCAACCCGAACAACCGCTTCTGGCGCGTGCTCGCCGCGGTTTTCGGCGAGGAAACGCCGGAGACGGTCGCGGATAAGAAGGCGCTCCTGCTGCGCAACCGCGTCGCGCTCTGGGACGTCTGCGCCTCCTGCGAGATAGAGGGCGCCGCCGACGCGAGCATCTGCGAGGTCATACCCAACGACGTCGGCGGGCTTATCGCGAAGCTGAATATCAGGCGCGTCTTCTTCAACGGCGCGAAGGCGGAGGAGCTTTTCGGGCGCTTCGCGCCTCCGCCGGCGGGCGTCGGGTTTACGCGCCTGCCGTCTACCAGCCCCGCGAACGCGTCGTGGGACCTGCCCCGCCTCGTCGAAGAGTGGAGCGCGCTCCGCGCCGCCTGCGAACTCATCACTGACGCGTCAGCGGCATCATAA
- a CDS encoding DUF1624 domain-containing protein — MENGIFFKRADPSRIALYDTLRGFMMILVIIFHTAFDLYWVFGKDFGFLHIVDAPFVLFLRDFFAVCFIILSGICTNYSRNPLRRGIIVFLFGLIVTLFSALVTPDMTVRYGILSLIGASMIVVALMRPFHAQVHPLFGAAVGMAAFFATVFVFPVEVEIKHLYFLGFVTRDFVSGDFYPMIPYYFAFLAGHFFGRWLKEKEYDVKYGGLDIKPLSFIGRNSVYFYLLHQPVVYGVCWLLFTKMGL; from the coding sequence ATGGAAAACGGCATCTTTTTCAAACGCGCCGACCCTTCGCGCATCGCGCTTTACGATACGCTGCGCGGCTTTATGATGATACTCGTCATCATATTCCACACCGCGTTCGATCTCTACTGGGTGTTCGGCAAGGACTTCGGCTTCCTGCATATAGTGGACGCGCCGTTCGTGCTTTTCCTGCGCGATTTCTTCGCCGTCTGCTTTATAATACTGTCCGGGATATGCACGAACTATTCGCGCAATCCGCTGCGCAGGGGAATCATAGTCTTTCTGTTCGGGCTGATCGTGACGCTCTTTTCGGCGCTCGTGACGCCGGATATGACGGTGCGCTACGGGATACTCAGTCTGATCGGAGCTTCGATGATCGTCGTCGCGCTGATGCGCCCGTTCCACGCGCAGGTGCATCCGCTTTTCGGAGCGGCGGTGGGGATGGCGGCCTTCTTCGCGACGGTGTTCGTCTTCCCGGTCGAGGTGGAGATAAAGCACCTGTATTTCCTCGGCTTCGTCACGCGGGACTTCGTCTCCGGCGATTTCTACCCGATGATACCGTACTACTTCGCCTTCCTCGCCGGGCACTTCTTCGGCAGGTGGCTGAAGGAGAAGGAGTACGACGTGAAATACGGCGGGCTTGATATAAAGCCGCTGTCGTTCATCGGGCGCAACAGCGTGTATTTCTACCTGCTTCACCAGCCGGTCGTCTACGGCGTCTGCTGGCTGCTTTTCACGAAGATGGGGCTGTAG
- the ychF gene encoding redox-regulated ATPase YchF, producing MKIGIIGLPNVGKSTLFNALVGGGAEAANYPFCTIEPNVGVVPVPDARLDKLTEMYSPVKTTPATVEFVDIAGIVKGASAGEGLGNKFLSHIREVDALVHTVRCFEDENITHVSASVDPVADSETINVELILADLEVLERCIDKTAKALKGGDKKFEKEYDLLKRLEKHLSDGNPARSFECTDDERAVIETVSLLSLKPVIYAANMSEADFAGGIENNAGYRALRETAEREHAGIIPVCAKLEQDLNDFDDPEERKMFLEEIGLEESGLNRLIRECYALLGYISYFTAGQPEVRAWTITKGTKAPDAAGKIHTDFKRGFIRAEIVSYEDLVACGSIAAAREKGLYRSEGKEYVVRDGDVILFRFNV from the coding sequence ATGAAAATCGGAATAATCGGACTGCCGAACGTCGGCAAATCAACGCTCTTCAACGCCCTTGTCGGCGGCGGCGCGGAGGCGGCGAACTACCCCTTCTGCACGATCGAGCCGAACGTCGGCGTAGTGCCCGTGCCGGACGCGCGTCTGGACAAGCTGACGGAGATGTATTCGCCCGTCAAGACGACTCCCGCGACGGTGGAGTTCGTCGACATTGCGGGCATCGTCAAGGGCGCCTCCGCCGGCGAAGGGCTCGGCAACAAGTTCCTCTCGCACATCCGCGAAGTCGACGCCCTCGTTCACACCGTCCGCTGCTTTGAGGATGAGAACATCACCCACGTCAGCGCGTCCGTCGACCCGGTCGCGGACAGCGAAACGATAAACGTCGAGCTTATCCTCGCCGACCTCGAGGTGCTCGAGCGCTGCATTGACAAGACTGCGAAGGCGCTGAAGGGCGGCGACAAGAAGTTCGAGAAGGAATACGACCTGCTGAAGCGCCTCGAGAAGCACCTTTCCGACGGCAACCCCGCCCGCAGCTTCGAATGCACGGATGACGAACGCGCCGTCATCGAGACGGTGTCGCTGCTTTCGCTCAAGCCGGTCATCTACGCGGCGAACATGAGCGAGGCGGACTTCGCCGGCGGCATCGAGAACAACGCCGGCTACCGCGCCCTGCGCGAAACCGCGGAGCGCGAGCACGCGGGCATCATCCCCGTCTGCGCGAAGCTGGAGCAGGACCTCAACGACTTTGACGACCCCGAGGAGCGGAAGATGTTCCTCGAGGAGATCGGGCTTGAGGAGTCGGGGCTCAACCGCCTCATCCGCGAGTGCTACGCGCTGCTCGGCTACATATCCTACTTCACCGCCGGACAGCCCGAGGTCCGCGCCTGGACGATCACGAAGGGCACAAAGGCGCCCGACGCGGCGGGGAAGATACACACCGACTTCAAGCGCGGCTTTATCCGCGCCGAGATAGTCTCCTACGAAGACCTCGTCGCCTGCGGCAGCATCGCCGCCGCGCGCGAGAAGGGGCTCTACCGCAGCGAGGGCAAGGAATACGTCGTCCGCGACGGCGACGTGATACTCTTCAGGTTCAACGTCTGA
- a CDS encoding trypsin-like peptidase domain-containing protein, translated as MTEDFNRDNPTPESYENRQFSAPQAEAPDTPVQPQPAPAEHNSYVWAEAAQDKKKKKEHGRGYAFGVSLLAILICAVLVLASFGVVHIVQNAGGSSTAPESSTEAPVEQKTGFDLSGRTEADEISVKDAAQKIRPAVVGVVNYKMNSLTASGYGSGVIINAEGYVVTNYHVIEGADRVKIVLYDKKEALASIVGSDQQTDLAVLQIIEDDTIKHSDLVYATFGNSDEVQLAETVIAIGNPGGLEFAGTVTRGIVSGINVKTDLSGNVKLIQTDAAINPGNSGGPLIDLYGNVIGITSQKIVDTQYEGMGFAIPSNTVKPIVDSIMTYGYVPGRPMIGISGNTIDEYVAYFNNVPRGVLITSVDANTDAAAKGLKKNDIITSIGGVTVKTMDELNAEKEKYSAGDTVELGIYRYSEGRSFTVSVVLSEYKPTETMN; from the coding sequence ATGACAGAAGATTTCAACAGAGATAACCCTACTCCCGAAAGCTACGAAAACCGGCAGTTCTCCGCTCCGCAGGCGGAGGCGCCCGATACCCCCGTTCAGCCGCAGCCCGCTCCGGCGGAGCACAACAGCTACGTCTGGGCCGAAGCCGCGCAGGATAAGAAAAAGAAGAAGGAGCACGGACGCGGATACGCCTTCGGCGTTTCGCTGCTCGCGATCCTGATATGCGCGGTGCTGGTGCTCGCCTCCTTCGGCGTCGTGCACATTGTGCAGAACGCCGGCGGCAGCAGCACGGCTCCCGAGTCTTCGACGGAAGCTCCGGTCGAGCAGAAGACCGGCTTCGACCTCAGCGGCCGCACCGAGGCCGACGAGATCTCCGTCAAGGACGCCGCGCAGAAGATACGCCCCGCGGTCGTCGGCGTCGTCAACTATAAGATGAACTCGCTGACCGCTTCCGGCTACGGCTCCGGCGTCATCATCAACGCCGAGGGCTACGTCGTGACCAACTACCACGTCATCGAGGGCGCGGACCGCGTCAAGATCGTGCTTTACGACAAGAAGGAAGCGCTCGCGAGCATCGTCGGCTCCGATCAGCAGACCGACCTCGCGGTGCTGCAGATAATCGAAGACGACACGATCAAGCACAGCGACCTCGTTTACGCCACCTTCGGCAACTCCGACGAGGTGCAGCTCGCCGAGACCGTCATCGCGATAGGCAACCCCGGCGGCCTTGAATTCGCCGGCACCGTCACCCGCGGCATCGTCTCCGGCATCAACGTCAAGACCGACCTTTCCGGCAACGTCAAGCTGATACAGACAGACGCGGCGATCAACCCCGGCAACTCCGGCGGCCCACTGATCGACCTCTACGGCAACGTCATCGGCATCACCTCGCAGAAGATAGTCGACACGCAGTATGAGGGAATGGGCTTCGCGATCCCCTCCAACACCGTCAAGCCCATCGTCGACAGCATAATGACCTACGGCTACGTGCCCGGCAGGCCGATGATCGGCATCAGCGGCAACACGATAGACGAATACGTCGCCTACTTCAACAACGTGCCGCGCGGAGTGCTGATAACCTCCGTCGACGCCAACACCGACGCCGCTGCGAAGGGGCTGAAGAAGAACGACATCATCACCTCCATCGGCGGAGTCACCGTCAAGACAATGGACGAACTCAACGCCGAGAAGGAGAAGTATTCCGCCGGCGACACCGTCGAGCTCGGCATCTACCGCTATTCCGAAGGCCGCTCCTTCACGGTGAGCGTCGTGCTCTCGGAGTACAAACCCACGGAAACGATGAACTGA
- the wecB gene encoding UDP-N-acetylglucosamine 2-epimerase (non-hydrolyzing) has product MKVLAAFGTRPEAIKMCPVIIELRRRGCGVCVCLTGQHKEMLADVMNAFGVGADINLGVMRPGQTLFDINREVLSGMDRVLDAENPDVVLVHGDTTTTFAAALSAYYKRIKVGHVEAGLRTGDIFSPYPEEFNRRAVTIVADYNFAPTEAAKENLLREGVPAERVFVTGNTEIDALKTTVREDYAHPLLDWARGSRLVLMTAHRRENFGEPFANIFSAVRRAVEETPDVKLVYPVHLNPNVREAAKALEGCDRIKLTEPLGVLDFHNMLARCCLALTDSGGIQEDAPALNKPVLVLRRTTERPEGVATGALKLVGTDEAAVYAEFRRLLDDDAEYARMASAANPYGDGNAAARIADVLLS; this is encoded by the coding sequence ATGAAGGTGCTTGCCGCTTTCGGTACGAGGCCGGAAGCTATCAAAATGTGTCCCGTGATAATCGAACTGCGCCGCAGGGGATGCGGCGTTTGCGTCTGTCTCACGGGGCAGCATAAGGAGATGCTGGCGGACGTGATGAACGCGTTCGGCGTCGGCGCGGATATAAACCTCGGCGTAATGCGCCCGGGGCAAACGCTGTTTGATATAAACCGCGAGGTGCTTTCCGGCATGGACCGCGTGCTCGACGCCGAAAATCCGGACGTTGTGCTCGTCCACGGGGACACCACGACGACCTTCGCCGCCGCGCTCTCCGCCTACTACAAGCGCATAAAGGTCGGCCACGTCGAGGCGGGGCTTCGAACCGGCGATATCTTCTCGCCTTATCCGGAGGAGTTCAACCGCCGCGCCGTGACGATAGTCGCGGACTATAATTTCGCCCCGACCGAAGCGGCGAAGGAGAACCTCCTGCGCGAGGGCGTGCCCGCGGAGCGCGTCTTTGTCACCGGCAACACCGAGATCGACGCGCTGAAAACGACCGTCCGCGAGGACTACGCGCACCCGCTGCTCGACTGGGCGCGGGGAAGCCGCCTCGTGCTGATGACCGCGCACCGCCGCGAGAACTTCGGCGAGCCATTCGCGAATATCTTTTCCGCCGTGCGCCGCGCCGTCGAGGAGACGCCGGACGTCAAGCTCGTCTATCCCGTCCACCTCAACCCGAACGTGCGCGAGGCCGCGAAGGCGCTTGAGGGATGCGACCGCATCAAGCTCACCGAGCCGCTCGGCGTGCTCGATTTCCACAATATGCTCGCGCGCTGCTGCCTGGCGCTGACCGACAGCGGCGGCATACAGGAGGACGCGCCCGCGCTGAATAAGCCGGTGCTCGTCCTGCGCCGCACGACCGAACGCCCCGAGGGCGTCGCCACCGGCGCGCTGAAGCTCGTCGGCACGGACGAAGCCGCCGTTTACGCGGAGTTCCGCCGCCTGCTCGACGACGATGCGGAATACGCGCGTATGGCGTCCGCGGCGAACCCCTACGGCGACGGCAACGCCGCCGCCCGCATCGCCGACGTCCTGCTTTCGTAA